From Penicillium psychrofluorescens genome assembly, chromosome: 1, one genomic window encodes:
- a CDS encoding uncharacterized protein (ID:PFLUO_000850-T1.cds;~source:funannotate): MSRYLAPALVASVDDLVIYRVENGQPVATDAPRGFSERFIHSEVYKAYQGVQAVVHSHSLEVVPFSISTTPLQACFHMAGFLGTAVPIWDAASVYKDHPDDNQDMLVKNVKLASALARSLGDGAQGMPKHPVALMRGHGFVATSNSLEMVIFNSVYTAQNARVQRQALSLGTDVQVFTEREAHDTGTTTGQGAVKPWPLWVAEVSKSSLYQNLM, translated from the exons ATGTCGAGATACCTCGCCCCTGCGCTCGTGGCGTCAGTGGACGATCTAGTCATCTACCGGGTTGAAAATGGCCAGCCAGTTGCTACAGATGCCCCAAGAG GATTCTCCGAGCGATTCATCCACTCTGAAGTTTACAAGGCCTACCAAGGTGTCCAGGCGGTGGTGCACTCGCATTCTCTTGAAGTGGTCCCATTCTCTATCTCGACCACGCCACTTCAGGCCTGTTTCCACATGGCAGGATTTTTGGGTACCGCCGTCCCTATCTGGGATGCCGCATCGGTATACAAGGATCATCCAGACGACAACCAGGATATGCTGGTAAAAAACGTAAAGTTAGCATCCGCACTTGCCCGATCACTAGGTGACGGTGCCCAAGGCATGCCCAAGCATCCCGTGGCATTGATGCGTGGCCATGGCTTCGTGGCAACATCAAATAGCCTAGAAATGGTGATTTTTAATAGCGTTTACACGGCTCAAAATGCCAGAGTACAACGGCAGGCACTCAGTCTGGGCACTGATGTGCAGGTCTTTACCGAGCGTGAGGCGCATGACACTGGTACAACAACGGGCCAGGGGGCTGTGAAGCCATGGCCGCTTTGGGTGGCGGAGGTATCCAAATCATCGCTATACCAGAATCTAATGTAG